One window of Oscillibacter hominis genomic DNA carries:
- a CDS encoding nucleoside deaminase, giving the protein MEREAFMRQALALAREAAEAGEVPVGCVVVREGEIVGRGRNRREEKQSAASHAEMEAIAQANEALGSWRLDGCELYVTLEPCPMCAGAILNARIAHVWYGARDESFGACGGVTNLFMEEFPNRPALTGGLLAEECRKLLSEFFRSLRR; this is encoded by the coding sequence ATGGAACGAGAAGCGTTTATGCGCCAGGCCCTTGCCCTGGCCCGGGAGGCGGCGGAGGCGGGCGAGGTGCCGGTGGGCTGCGTCGTGGTCCGGGAGGGCGAGATCGTGGGCCGGGGCCGCAACCGCCGAGAGGAAAAGCAGTCCGCGGCCTCCCACGCAGAAATGGAGGCCATTGCCCAGGCCAACGAGGCGCTGGGCTCCTGGCGGCTGGACGGGTGCGAGCTGTATGTGACGCTGGAGCCATGCCCTATGTGCGCCGGCGCGATCCTCAACGCCCGGATCGCCCATGTCTGGTACGGCGCCCGGGACGAGTCCTTCGGCGCCTGCGGCGGGGTGACCAATCTCTTTATGGAGGAATTTCCCAACCGGCCGGCCCTGACCGGCGGGCTGCTGGCGGAGGAGTGCCGGAAGTTGCTGTCGGAGTTTTTCCGGTCCCTTCGCCGCTGA
- a CDS encoding B3/B4 domain-containing protein: MSEFIIETPFWSLFPDSEIGVLVLRDIDNSCEEPQLAARLAEANETARKWITEPVLSQCPAVAAWRQAYSRFKTKKGVRSSIEALLRRVDKGKGVGPINPLVDLYNTVSLTYGFPCGAEDVDAFDGSLRLTVTSGGDDFLALGEEENDPTLPGEVCYLDNKGAVCRCWNWRDGQRTMVTEQSRHVIVVMEYMDASRHDDMARALEELSRDAVSALGGTVAAKVILNRAAPSVALD, translated from the coding sequence ATGTCTGAATTTATCATTGAAACGCCCTTTTGGTCTTTGTTCCCGGACAGCGAAATCGGTGTGCTGGTGCTGCGGGACATTGACAATTCCTGCGAGGAGCCCCAGCTGGCCGCCCGGTTGGCCGAGGCCAACGAGACGGCCAGGAAGTGGATCACAGAGCCGGTGCTCAGCCAGTGCCCGGCGGTGGCCGCGTGGCGCCAGGCCTACAGCCGCTTCAAAACCAAAAAGGGCGTGCGCTCCTCCATTGAGGCGCTGCTGCGCCGGGTGGACAAGGGCAAGGGCGTGGGGCCCATCAACCCACTGGTGGATCTTTATAACACCGTGTCGCTGACCTACGGCTTCCCCTGCGGGGCCGAGGATGTGGACGCCTTTGACGGCAGCCTCCGCCTCACCGTCACCTCCGGCGGAGACGACTTTCTGGCCTTGGGGGAGGAGGAAAACGATCCCACCCTTCCCGGCGAGGTCTGCTATTTGGACAACAAAGGCGCCGTCTGCCGCTGCTGGAACTGGCGGGACGGCCAGCGCACCATGGTGACGGAGCAGAGCCGCCATGTGATCGTGGTCATGGAGTACATGGACGCCAGCCGCCACGACGACATGGCCCGCGCCCTGGAGGAGCTTTCCCGGGATGCGGTGAGTGCCCTGGGCGGCACCGTTGCAGCCAAGGTGATTTTAAACCGGGCGGCGCCCTCTGTGGCACTGGACTGA